One stretch of Labrenzia sp. CE80 DNA includes these proteins:
- the grxD gene encoding Grx4 family monothiol glutaredoxin codes for MMSIQDWIKNEVETNDVVVFMKGTPNFPQCGFSGQVVQILDYVGVPYKGINVLEDDDLRQGIKDFASWPTIPQLYIKGEFVGGCDIIREMFQNQELQSAFAEKGIEVKQSA; via the coding sequence ATCATGAGCATCCAGGACTGGATCAAGAACGAAGTCGAGACCAATGACGTGGTGGTCTTCATGAAGGGCACACCGAACTTTCCCCAGTGCGGATTTTCCGGTCAGGTCGTTCAGATCCTCGACTACGTCGGCGTACCCTACAAGGGCATCAACGTTCTGGAAGACGACGACCTGCGTCAGGGCATCAAGGACTTCGCCAGCTGGCCGACCATCCCGCAGCTCTACATCAAGGGCGAATTCGTTGGCGGCTGCGACATTATCCGCGAGATGTTCCAGAACCAGGAACTCCAGTCCGCCTTTGCCGAGAAGGGCATTGAGGTCAAGCAGAGCGCCTGA
- a CDS encoding BolA family transcriptional regulator, with product MPMDANEIEALIKAELPDAKVEIRDLAGDGDHYAANVVSESFRGISRVQQHQLVYKALKGNMGGELHALALQTKAPD from the coding sequence ATGCCAATGGACGCCAATGAGATCGAGGCCCTGATCAAGGCAGAACTGCCCGATGCAAAGGTCGAGATCCGGGATCTGGCCGGCGACGGTGACCACTACGCTGCCAATGTCGTGTCTGAATCGTTCCGGGGCATCAGCCGGGTTCAACAACACCAGCTTGTCTACAAGGCGCTGAAGGGCAACATGGGCGGTGAATTGCACGCCCTCGCCCTTCAGACCAAGGCACCAGACTAG